In a single window of the Elaeis guineensis isolate ETL-2024a chromosome 4, EG11, whole genome shotgun sequence genome:
- the LOC105043740 gene encoding ubiquitin carboxyl-terminal hydrolase 3 isoform X5, translating to MAAPSKRWLPLEANPDVMNQFIWGLGVPEEEVEFNDVYGLDEELLEMVPKPVLAVMFLFPYTAQIEAERKADREQDSTEKKESGKKVYFLKQTVGNACGTIGILHALGNATSEINLVEGSYFDRFYKSTANMDPYERAAFLEKDREMEDAHSVAATAGDTEASSDVNEHYICFTCVDGELYELDGRKFQPISHGPSSPSSLLQDAAKVIKTMIQKIPDSMNFNVMALSKKEK from the exons ATGGCGGCACCGAGCAAGAGGTGGCTTCCCCTCGAAGCCAATCCAGATGTCATGAACCag TTCATTTGGGGACTTGGTGTTCCCGAGGAGGAGGTGGAGTTTAATGATGTCTATGGTTTGGATGAGGAGCTTTTGGAGATGGTTCCAAAGCCCGTCCTCGCGGTGATGTTTCTTTTCCCTTATACTGCCCAG ATTGAAGCTGAGAGGAAAGCGGACAGGGAACAAGACTCGACTGAGAAGAAG GAATCAGGTAAAAAGGTGTATTTTTTAAAGCAAACAGTTGGGAACGCTTGTGGAACCATTGGGATTCTTCATGCTCTAGGAAATGCAACATCTGAAATTAATCTTG TGGAGGGCTCGTACTTTGATAGGTTCTACAAGTCAACAGCTAACATGGATCCGTATGAG CGTGCTGCTTTTCTTGAAAAAGACAGAGAAATGGAGGATGCTCATTCTGTAGCAGCTACTGCTGGGGATACAGAG GCTTCTTCAGATGTAAATGAACATTATATTTGCTTCACATGTGTTGATG GAGAGCTTTATGAGCTTGATGGGAGGAAGTTCCAACCGATATCTCATGGTCCTTCATCACCTAGTAGCCTGTTGCAG GATGCTGCAAAGGTTATAAAAACCATGATCCAGAAAATTCCTGACTCAATGAACTTCAATGTCATGGCACTCtcaaagaaagaaaagtaa
- the LOC105043740 gene encoding ubiquitin carboxyl-terminal hydrolase 3 isoform X1 — MAAPSKRWLPLEANPDVMNQERHLLSARNSFYLMMLMQFIWGLGVPEEEVEFNDVYGLDEELLEMVPKPVLAVMFLFPYTAQIEAERKADREQDSTEKKESGKKVYFLKQTVGNACGTIGILHALGNATSEINLVEGSYFDRFYKSTANMDPYERAAFLEKDREMEDAHSVAATAGDTEESFMSLMGGSSNRYLMVLHHLVACCSKLKLKKGVTLAYAFAMRLEPDLKDAAKVIKTMIQKIPDSMNFNVMALSKKEK; from the exons ATGGCGGCACCGAGCAAGAGGTGGCTTCCCCTCGAAGCCAATCCAGATGTCATGAACCag GAACGTCATCTTTTATCGGCACGGAATTCTTTCTATTTAATGATGCTGATGCAGTTCATTTGGGGACTTGGTGTTCCCGAGGAGGAGGTGGAGTTTAATGATGTCTATGGTTTGGATGAGGAGCTTTTGGAGATGGTTCCAAAGCCCGTCCTCGCGGTGATGTTTCTTTTCCCTTATACTGCCCAG ATTGAAGCTGAGAGGAAAGCGGACAGGGAACAAGACTCGACTGAGAAGAAG GAATCAGGTAAAAAGGTGTATTTTTTAAAGCAAACAGTTGGGAACGCTTGTGGAACCATTGGGATTCTTCATGCTCTAGGAAATGCAACATCTGAAATTAATCTTG TGGAGGGCTCGTACTTTGATAGGTTCTACAAGTCAACAGCTAACATGGATCCGTATGAG CGTGCTGCTTTTCTTGAAAAAGACAGAGAAATGGAGGATGCTCATTCTGTAGCAGCTACTGCTGGGGATACAGAG GAGAGCTTTATGAGCTTGATGGGAGGAAGTTCCAACCGATATCTCATGGTCCTTCATCACCTAGTAGCCTGTTGCAG TAAATTAAAATTGAAGAAAGGCGTAACTCTTGCATATGCCTTTGCCATGAGACTGGAGCCTGATCTAAAA GATGCTGCAAAGGTTATAAAAACCATGATCCAGAAAATTCCTGACTCAATGAACTTCAATGTCATGGCACTCtcaaagaaagaaaagtaa
- the LOC105043740 gene encoding ubiquitin carboxyl-terminal hydrolase 3 isoform X4, which translates to MAAPSKRWLPLEANPDVMNQERHLLSARNSFYLMMLMQFIWGLGVPEEEVEFNDVYGLDEELLEMVPKPVLAVMFLFPYTAQIEAERKADREQDSTEKKESGKKVYFLKQTVGNACGTIGILHALGNATSEINLVEGSYFDRFYKSTANMDPYERAAFLEKDREMEDAHSVAATAGDTEESFMSLMGGSSNRYLMVLHHLVACCSKLKLKKGVTLAYAFAMRLEPDLKVARQLGT; encoded by the exons ATGGCGGCACCGAGCAAGAGGTGGCTTCCCCTCGAAGCCAATCCAGATGTCATGAACCag GAACGTCATCTTTTATCGGCACGGAATTCTTTCTATTTAATGATGCTGATGCAGTTCATTTGGGGACTTGGTGTTCCCGAGGAGGAGGTGGAGTTTAATGATGTCTATGGTTTGGATGAGGAGCTTTTGGAGATGGTTCCAAAGCCCGTCCTCGCGGTGATGTTTCTTTTCCCTTATACTGCCCAG ATTGAAGCTGAGAGGAAAGCGGACAGGGAACAAGACTCGACTGAGAAGAAG GAATCAGGTAAAAAGGTGTATTTTTTAAAGCAAACAGTTGGGAACGCTTGTGGAACCATTGGGATTCTTCATGCTCTAGGAAATGCAACATCTGAAATTAATCTTG TGGAGGGCTCGTACTTTGATAGGTTCTACAAGTCAACAGCTAACATGGATCCGTATGAG CGTGCTGCTTTTCTTGAAAAAGACAGAGAAATGGAGGATGCTCATTCTGTAGCAGCTACTGCTGGGGATACAGAG GAGAGCTTTATGAGCTTGATGGGAGGAAGTTCCAACCGATATCTCATGGTCCTTCATCACCTAGTAGCCTGTTGCAG TAAATTAAAATTGAAGAAAGGCGTAACTCTTGCATATGCCTTTGCCATGAGACTGGAGCCTGATCTAAAA GTTGCCCGCCAACTCGGAACATGA
- the LOC105043740 gene encoding ubiquitin carboxyl-terminal hydrolase 3 isoform X6, with product MAAPSKRWLPLEANPDVMNQERHLLSARNSFYLMMLMQFIWGLGVPEEEVEFNDVYGLDEELLEMVPKPVLAVMFLFPYTAQIEAERKADREQDSTEKKESGKKVYFLKQTVGNACGTIGILHALGNATSEINLVEGSYFDRFYKSTANMDPYERAAFLEKDREMEDAHSVAATAGDTEESFMSLMGGSSNRYLMVLHHLVACCRMLQRL from the exons ATGGCGGCACCGAGCAAGAGGTGGCTTCCCCTCGAAGCCAATCCAGATGTCATGAACCag GAACGTCATCTTTTATCGGCACGGAATTCTTTCTATTTAATGATGCTGATGCAGTTCATTTGGGGACTTGGTGTTCCCGAGGAGGAGGTGGAGTTTAATGATGTCTATGGTTTGGATGAGGAGCTTTTGGAGATGGTTCCAAAGCCCGTCCTCGCGGTGATGTTTCTTTTCCCTTATACTGCCCAG ATTGAAGCTGAGAGGAAAGCGGACAGGGAACAAGACTCGACTGAGAAGAAG GAATCAGGTAAAAAGGTGTATTTTTTAAAGCAAACAGTTGGGAACGCTTGTGGAACCATTGGGATTCTTCATGCTCTAGGAAATGCAACATCTGAAATTAATCTTG TGGAGGGCTCGTACTTTGATAGGTTCTACAAGTCAACAGCTAACATGGATCCGTATGAG CGTGCTGCTTTTCTTGAAAAAGACAGAGAAATGGAGGATGCTCATTCTGTAGCAGCTACTGCTGGGGATACAGAG GAGAGCTTTATGAGCTTGATGGGAGGAAGTTCCAACCGATATCTCATGGTCCTTCATCACCTAGTAGCCTGTTGCAG GATGCTGCAAAGGTTATAA
- the LOC105043740 gene encoding ubiquitin carboxyl-terminal hydrolase 3 isoform X2, whose translation MAAPSKRWLPLEANPDVMNQERHLLSARNSFYLMMLMQFIWGLGVPEEEVEFNDVYGLDEELLEMVPKPVLAVMFLFPYTAQIEAERKADREQDSTEKKESGKKVYFLKQTVGNACGTIGILHALGNATSEINLVEGSYFDRFYKSTANMDPYERAAFLEKDREMEDAHSVAATAGDTEASSDVNEHYICFTCVDGELYELDGRKFQPISHGPSSPSSLLQDAAKVIKTMIQKIPDSMNFNVMALSKKEK comes from the exons ATGGCGGCACCGAGCAAGAGGTGGCTTCCCCTCGAAGCCAATCCAGATGTCATGAACCag GAACGTCATCTTTTATCGGCACGGAATTCTTTCTATTTAATGATGCTGATGCAGTTCATTTGGGGACTTGGTGTTCCCGAGGAGGAGGTGGAGTTTAATGATGTCTATGGTTTGGATGAGGAGCTTTTGGAGATGGTTCCAAAGCCCGTCCTCGCGGTGATGTTTCTTTTCCCTTATACTGCCCAG ATTGAAGCTGAGAGGAAAGCGGACAGGGAACAAGACTCGACTGAGAAGAAG GAATCAGGTAAAAAGGTGTATTTTTTAAAGCAAACAGTTGGGAACGCTTGTGGAACCATTGGGATTCTTCATGCTCTAGGAAATGCAACATCTGAAATTAATCTTG TGGAGGGCTCGTACTTTGATAGGTTCTACAAGTCAACAGCTAACATGGATCCGTATGAG CGTGCTGCTTTTCTTGAAAAAGACAGAGAAATGGAGGATGCTCATTCTGTAGCAGCTACTGCTGGGGATACAGAG GCTTCTTCAGATGTAAATGAACATTATATTTGCTTCACATGTGTTGATG GAGAGCTTTATGAGCTTGATGGGAGGAAGTTCCAACCGATATCTCATGGTCCTTCATCACCTAGTAGCCTGTTGCAG GATGCTGCAAAGGTTATAAAAACCATGATCCAGAAAATTCCTGACTCAATGAACTTCAATGTCATGGCACTCtcaaagaaagaaaagtaa
- the LOC105043740 gene encoding ubiquitin carboxyl-terminal hydrolase 3 isoform X3: MAAPSKRWLPLEANPDVMNQFIWGLGVPEEEVEFNDVYGLDEELLEMVPKPVLAVMFLFPYTAQIEAERKADREQDSTEKKESGKKVYFLKQTVGNACGTIGILHALGNATSEINLVEGSYFDRFYKSTANMDPYERAAFLEKDREMEDAHSVAATAGDTEESFMSLMGGSSNRYLMVLHHLVACCSKLKLKKGVTLAYAFAMRLEPDLKDAAKVIKTMIQKIPDSMNFNVMALSKKEK, from the exons ATGGCGGCACCGAGCAAGAGGTGGCTTCCCCTCGAAGCCAATCCAGATGTCATGAACCag TTCATTTGGGGACTTGGTGTTCCCGAGGAGGAGGTGGAGTTTAATGATGTCTATGGTTTGGATGAGGAGCTTTTGGAGATGGTTCCAAAGCCCGTCCTCGCGGTGATGTTTCTTTTCCCTTATACTGCCCAG ATTGAAGCTGAGAGGAAAGCGGACAGGGAACAAGACTCGACTGAGAAGAAG GAATCAGGTAAAAAGGTGTATTTTTTAAAGCAAACAGTTGGGAACGCTTGTGGAACCATTGGGATTCTTCATGCTCTAGGAAATGCAACATCTGAAATTAATCTTG TGGAGGGCTCGTACTTTGATAGGTTCTACAAGTCAACAGCTAACATGGATCCGTATGAG CGTGCTGCTTTTCTTGAAAAAGACAGAGAAATGGAGGATGCTCATTCTGTAGCAGCTACTGCTGGGGATACAGAG GAGAGCTTTATGAGCTTGATGGGAGGAAGTTCCAACCGATATCTCATGGTCCTTCATCACCTAGTAGCCTGTTGCAG TAAATTAAAATTGAAGAAAGGCGTAACTCTTGCATATGCCTTTGCCATGAGACTGGAGCCTGATCTAAAA GATGCTGCAAAGGTTATAAAAACCATGATCCAGAAAATTCCTGACTCAATGAACTTCAATGTCATGGCACTCtcaaagaaagaaaagtaa
- the LOC140857157 gene encoding oleosin 16 kDa-like: MAEQQQKERQPTSHAVVRGAMAATIGGSLLLLSGLTLTGTVIGLTAVTPLLVIFGPVLVPAAIAVFLLVAGFVTAGGLGVAALSVLSWMYKYLTGRRPPGFEQLEQARARLASKARDIKESAQHRIEQAQSS, from the coding sequence ATGGCGGAGCAGCAGCAGAAGGAGCGCCAGCCGACGTCGCACGCAGTTGTGAGGGGAGCGATGGCGGCCACCATCGGGGGATCGCTGCTGCTTCTCTCGGGGCTCACGCTGACTGGCACGGTGATCGGGCTGACGGCGGTGACGCCGCTGCTGGTCATCTTCGGCCCGGTGCTGGTGCCAGCGGCCATCGCCGTGTTCCTGCTGGTGGCCGGCTTCGTCACCGCCGGCGGGTTGGGGGTGGCGGCGCTATCGGTGCTCTCCTGGATGTACAAGTACCTCACCGGCAGGCGCCCGCCGGGGTTCGAGCAGCTGGAGCAGGCACGTGCCCGGCTTGCCTCCAAGGCCCGCGACATCAAGGAGTCCGCCCAGCACCGCATCGAGCAGGCCCAGTCCTCCTAA